In one Candidatus Planktophila versatilis genomic region, the following are encoded:
- a CDS encoding class I SAM-dependent methyltransferase: MSDANLEDVFVELTEKFSDTNSLVRVVLSGRRRNMQTAHERIDLRPVLIKDSIAIQVSHSDSRQMTTKNYEVGQAPFSELMRSGYANILLEQTHQSISVRITKKGEALIHRESTEREQELSHDRSKSRLLDPSDPYLIAVGISDAQGNLKASKSDKYKQVEEFLRLLTPTLTSAIKAGHIDQPTAAKPLTIVDLGCGHAYLTFAAHQYLRSQGMPVKVIGIDVRTSARDRNNEIAKQLGISSSIEFRAEEIADTTLTSADIAIALHACDTATDDAIAWAINSDAKLALIAPCCHHDIQAQMNEIPQPWSIITRNGIMKERLGDLLTDGLRMQIMKLRGYRVEAIEFIGGEHTPRNLMIRAVKTGAGVDASEKQRYDEMLALWKVKPALATLIKG; this comes from the coding sequence GTGAGCGATGCCAATCTCGAAGATGTATTTGTTGAGCTCACCGAGAAATTTAGTGATACCAACTCCTTAGTCAGAGTTGTCCTCTCGGGTCGGCGCAGAAATATGCAGACTGCGCACGAGCGCATCGACCTGCGACCTGTTTTGATTAAAGATTCCATTGCGATACAAGTTAGTCATAGCGATAGTCGACAAATGACAACGAAGAATTATGAAGTAGGGCAAGCACCCTTTAGCGAATTAATGCGCTCTGGATATGCCAATATTCTGCTAGAACAGACTCACCAATCAATCAGTGTGCGAATTACGAAAAAGGGTGAAGCACTCATCCACCGCGAATCAACCGAGCGCGAACAAGAGCTTTCACATGACCGCAGTAAGTCGCGATTACTTGACCCATCTGATCCCTATCTGATTGCAGTTGGTATATCTGATGCCCAAGGCAATCTCAAAGCTAGCAAGTCAGATAAATACAAGCAGGTAGAAGAATTCTTGCGATTACTCACCCCAACGCTAACAAGTGCAATCAAGGCCGGGCATATCGACCAACCCACTGCTGCCAAGCCCCTGACAATCGTCGATCTTGGTTGTGGCCATGCCTACCTAACATTTGCAGCTCATCAATATCTACGTAGCCAAGGTATGCCGGTTAAAGTCATCGGTATTGATGTTCGCACCTCTGCTCGAGATCGCAACAATGAGATAGCCAAGCAATTAGGAATCTCTTCGAGTATCGAGTTTCGAGCTGAGGAGATAGCAGATACCACTCTTACCTCAGCTGATATCGCCATCGCACTTCATGCATGTGACACAGCAACTGATGATGCAATTGCCTGGGCGATTAACTCTGATGCCAAGCTGGCTTTGATAGCACCTTGTTGTCACCATGATATTCAGGCACAGATGAACGAGATTCCGCAGCCATGGTCGATCATTACCCGCAACGGAATTATGAAAGAACGCCTGGGAGATTTGCTTACCGATGGCCTACGCATGCAGATCATGAAATTGCGTGGCTATCGGGTAGAGGCAATTGAATTTATTGGGGGAGAGCACACCCCCAGAAATCTCATGATTCGCGCAGTAAAGACCGGTGCAGGGGTGGACGCATCAGAAAAGCAGAGATATGACGAGATGCTGGCGCTCTGGAAAGTTAAACCTGCGCTAGCAACGCTGATCAAAGGTTAG
- a CDS encoding sensor histidine kinase, whose translation MLVTVVTLGIGSYSAFHTRSAELSEVNASLDFVAQEAIDNPEQSIGAALFAIEQLTLNATLTLLTEEGQETVVRESSLSYLGAPAKDLIEKATARPVSIKSGDPYQLRAVRLDEKDFLLIARSTNAIDEHFEVNLRALGVVTFFVDLIAGVLLFFFFRRANRRDEYASLARMQEFLGDASHELRTPLTVVKGYVEMLSKKQLVTAEDQDRAFTRVGTEINRMENLIQDLLLLAELGESGSRDIEKMDVSELLSAHGTDFTTLNPGRKVVLKIENDLAVVASRDYLSRFIQNAFTNIMRHTSADAAVTITCSKSGKNVLILIEDAGQGLPEGAYAENIRSLNRFDKSRSRENGGSGLGMSIMSAVIEKLNGTFSLRKSALGGLAVVASLPLAKD comes from the coding sequence TTGCTGGTCACAGTAGTCACCTTGGGAATCGGTAGCTACTCCGCTTTTCATACCCGTAGCGCTGAATTATCTGAGGTAAATGCCTCACTCGATTTTGTTGCACAAGAGGCGATAGATAACCCAGAGCAATCAATTGGCGCAGCTCTCTTTGCTATCGAGCAGTTAACTCTTAATGCAACGCTGACGCTTTTAACCGAGGAGGGTCAAGAGACTGTAGTTCGTGAGTCCTCTTTGAGTTATCTAGGAGCCCCTGCAAAAGATCTCATTGAAAAGGCAACCGCCCGCCCGGTGTCAATAAAATCTGGTGATCCCTATCAATTGCGAGCAGTGCGCCTTGATGAGAAAGATTTCCTACTCATTGCCCGATCCACTAACGCGATAGATGAACACTTTGAGGTCAATCTCCGTGCATTGGGAGTTGTTACTTTTTTTGTCGATCTCATCGCAGGAGTATTACTCTTTTTCTTCTTTAGGCGAGCTAATCGCCGAGATGAATATGCATCCCTTGCTCGTATGCAGGAATTTCTGGGCGATGCATCTCATGAATTGCGCACCCCACTCACCGTGGTCAAAGGTTATGTGGAGATGCTGAGTAAGAAACAGCTGGTAACGGCTGAAGATCAAGATCGTGCATTTACTCGCGTGGGAACTGAAATCAATCGGATGGAGAATCTGATTCAAGATTTACTGCTTCTTGCCGAACTAGGTGAGAGCGGAAGTCGAGATATTGAAAAAATGGATGTGAGTGAGTTGTTAAGCGCTCATGGCACTGACTTCACGACTCTTAATCCTGGGCGCAAGGTAGTCTTAAAAATTGAGAATGACTTGGCGGTAGTGGCTTCCAGAGATTATCTCTCTCGATTTATCCAAAATGCTTTTACCAACATCATGCGCCACACCAGTGCAGATGCTGCGGTAACAATCACATGTAGTAAATCTGGAAAGAACGTCCTGATTTTGATTGAAGATGCTGGGCAAGGATTACCTGAGGGTGCTTACGCTGAGAATATTCGCTCACTCAATCGCTTTGATAAGTCTCGCTCGCGCGAAAATGGTGGTTCGGGGTTGGGTATGAGCATCATGTCTGCCGTTATTGAAAAACTGAACGGCACTTTCTCGCTACGCAAGAGCGCCCTGGGCGGCTTGGCGGTAGTGGCGAGCCTTCCTTTAGCTAAAGACTAA
- a CDS encoding response regulator transcription factor, with translation MSQLIMIIDDEVGVREVLADAFKLAGFETVVAADAMVALTLLRTTKPDLLVVDINMPMMDGFEFIERIRSTGDNTPALMLSARGDRADITRGLTLGADDYVTKPWRGLEELVLRVRAILRRTQFTVTSDTSLSSGPIKLDNDTHQVTFNGEVVELSPTEFRLLHVLLESKGRVLTKTYLLDEVWGITFESESTVVDTYISYLRKKLHRDGYEGIKTIRGVGFQLLTEKS, from the coding sequence ATGAGCCAACTCATCATGATTATTGACGACGAAGTCGGAGTCCGCGAGGTGCTCGCCGATGCCTTCAAACTCGCTGGATTTGAAACTGTCGTGGCAGCTGATGCCATGGTTGCCCTTACTCTGCTTCGCACAACCAAACCAGATCTTCTTGTTGTTGATATCAATATGCCCATGATGGATGGCTTTGAATTTATTGAACGCATTAGAAGTACCGGAGATAACACTCCTGCACTGATGCTAAGTGCGCGCGGTGACCGAGCCGACATTACTCGTGGATTAACTCTGGGTGCCGATGACTATGTGACAAAACCATGGCGCGGTCTAGAAGAACTCGTGCTTCGAGTAAGAGCCATCTTGCGAAGAACTCAATTTACAGTTACTTCTGATACGAGCTTAAGCAGTGGTCCCATTAAACTTGATAACGACACACATCAAGTCACATTTAACGGCGAGGTAGTGGAGTTATCTCCGACAGAATTTCGCCTGCTGCATGTATTGCTCGAAAGCAAGGGACGGGTATTGACTAAGACTTACTTACTCGATGAGGTCTGGGGAATCACCTTTGAATCTGAGAGCACCGTTGTAGATACTTATATTTCCTACCTGCGAAAGAAATTACATCGTGATGGATATGAAGGCATAAAGACGATTAGAGGGGTCGGCTTCCAACTTCTTACGGAGAAGAGTTGA